In Streptomyces ambofaciens ATCC 23877, a single genomic region encodes these proteins:
- a CDS encoding UDP-glucose dehydrogenase family protein: protein MALKITVIGTGYLGATHAAAMAELGFEVLGLDVVPEKIEMLQRGQVPMYEPGLEELLGRHVAGIEGSTGRLRFTTDFAEVAAFGDVHFLCVNTPQKHGEYACDMSYVDSALASLAPHLTGPALVVGKSTVPVGSADRLAAYLAAHAPAGDEAELAWNPEFLREGLAVQDTLHPDRIVVGVRSERAEKLLREVYATPVAEGSPFVVTDFPTAELVKTSANSFLATKISFINAMAEVCEAADGDVAKLAEAIGYDDRIGRKFLRAGIGFGGGCLPKDIRAFMARAGELGADQALTFLREIDSINMRQRGQMVELTRQALGGGPFLGKRVAVLGATFKPDSDDVRDSPALNVAGQVHLQGAQVTVYDPKGMENARRLFPTLGYADSALEAVRGADVVLHLTEWREFRELDPGTLGEAVTARVILDGRNALDPQAWRKAGWTYRAMGRPTA, encoded by the coding sequence TGCTGGGCCTGGACGTGGTGCCCGAGAAGATCGAGATGCTCCAGCGGGGCCAGGTCCCGATGTACGAGCCCGGTCTGGAGGAGCTGCTGGGCCGGCACGTCGCCGGCATCGAGGGGTCCACCGGCCGGCTGCGCTTCACCACCGACTTCGCCGAGGTCGCGGCCTTCGGCGACGTGCACTTCCTGTGCGTGAACACGCCGCAGAAGCACGGCGAGTACGCCTGCGACATGTCCTACGTCGACTCCGCGCTGGCCTCGCTCGCGCCGCATCTGACGGGCCCCGCGCTCGTCGTCGGCAAGTCGACCGTGCCGGTGGGCTCCGCGGACCGGCTGGCGGCCTACCTCGCGGCGCACGCTCCGGCCGGTGACGAGGCCGAGCTGGCCTGGAACCCCGAGTTCCTGCGGGAGGGCCTCGCCGTCCAGGACACGCTGCACCCCGACCGGATCGTGGTCGGCGTGCGCAGCGAGCGGGCCGAGAAGCTGCTGCGCGAGGTGTACGCCACGCCGGTGGCGGAGGGCTCGCCCTTCGTCGTGACCGACTTCCCGACCGCCGAGCTGGTGAAGACCTCCGCCAACTCCTTCCTCGCCACCAAGATCTCCTTCATCAACGCGATGGCGGAGGTGTGCGAGGCCGCCGACGGCGACGTGGCCAAGCTGGCCGAGGCGATCGGGTACGACGACCGCATCGGCAGGAAGTTCCTGCGGGCCGGCATCGGGTTCGGCGGCGGCTGTCTGCCGAAGGACATCCGGGCGTTCATGGCGCGCGCCGGTGAGCTGGGCGCCGACCAGGCGCTGACCTTCCTGCGCGAGATCGACTCGATCAACATGCGCCAGCGCGGTCAGATGGTGGAGCTGACGCGGCAGGCGCTCGGCGGCGGCCCCTTCCTCGGCAAGCGCGTCGCGGTGCTCGGCGCCACCTTCAAGCCCGACTCGGACGACGTGCGGGACTCCCCCGCGCTGAACGTCGCCGGGCAGGTCCACCTCCAGGGCGCCCAGGTGACGGTGTACGACCCCAAGGGCATGGAGAACGCCCGGCGGCTGTTCCCGACGCTCGGCTACGCCGACTCCGCGCTGGAGGCGGTGCGGGGCGCCGACGTCGTGCTGCACCTGACGGAGTGGCGGGAGTTCCGCGAGCTGGACCCCGGGACGCTGGGCGAGGCGGTGACGGCCCGGGTGATCCTCGACGGGCGCAACGCCCTGGACCCGCAGGCCTGGCGGAAGGCCGGCTGGACGTACCGGGCGATGGGCCGCCCGACGGCCTAG
- a CDS encoding CGNR zinc finger domain-containing protein, whose amino-acid sequence MNERSAAPGGLGLVEKLVNTLDLETGADALDTPQGRAPLGLTEDDVSGARELRESLRAVLLAHAGHPPHRTVTPLGDLLAAAPLVVTVDPADGAAGLAPARDGSLAARVAAAVAEALVAGTWTRLKACEAADCHWAYYDRSPAGRGRWCSMQVCGARAKMRRYRAKGA is encoded by the coding sequence ATGAACGAGCGTTCCGCCGCGCCCGGAGGTCTGGGGCTGGTCGAGAAGCTGGTGAACACCCTCGACCTCGAAACCGGCGCCGACGCGCTGGACACACCGCAGGGGCGGGCGCCACTGGGGCTGACGGAGGACGACGTGTCCGGGGCGCGCGAGCTGCGCGAGTCCCTGCGCGCGGTCCTGCTCGCCCACGCCGGCCACCCGCCGCACCGGACGGTGACCCCGCTGGGCGACCTGCTGGCCGCCGCCCCGCTGGTGGTGACGGTCGACCCGGCCGACGGCGCGGCCGGCCTCGCCCCGGCCCGGGACGGCTCCCTGGCCGCCCGCGTCGCCGCCGCCGTCGCCGAGGCGCTGGTCGCGGGCACCTGGACCCGGCTGAAGGCCTGCGAGGCCGCCGACTGCCACTGGGCGTACTACGACCGCAGTCCGGCCGGGCGCGGCCGCTGGTGCTCGATGCAGGTCTGCGGAGCCCGTGCCAAGATGCGCCGGTACCGCGCCAAGGGGGCGTGA
- a CDS encoding VOC family protein has translation MAVAELGVVVLDCPDPHALARFYAGVLGGTVEDRSDEHDEWVDLNLPGGRKLAFQGSPGHVPPKWPGADGQQQFHLDLDVEDLDAAEKAVLELGARPLDAEDRERTFRVYADPAGHPFCLCAC, from the coding sequence ATGGCTGTCGCCGAACTGGGTGTCGTCGTCCTCGACTGCCCCGACCCCCATGCCCTGGCCCGCTTCTACGCCGGCGTCCTCGGCGGCACCGTCGAGGACCGGAGCGACGAGCACGACGAGTGGGTCGACCTGAACCTGCCCGGCGGGCGGAAGCTGGCCTTCCAGGGCTCCCCCGGCCACGTACCGCCGAAGTGGCCCGGTGCCGACGGGCAGCAGCAGTTCCACCTCGACCTCGACGTCGAGGACCTGGACGCGGCGGAGAAGGCCGTGCTGGAACTGGGCGCGAGGCCGCTGGACGCGGAGGACCGGGAGCGGACGTTCCGGGTTTACGCCGACCCGGCCGGGCACCCGTTCTGCCTCTGCGCCTGCTGA
- a CDS encoding VOC family protein produces the protein MAPVARFRSVVVDCPDPLELARFYAEVGGGAPQEEDPDWVVLQVPGGPRLSFQRAEGLTPPEWPRSDRNAQQFHLDFHGGATWEEMDAAHEKVLSLGARPLDLEDREKKDFMVYADPAGHPFCLCRIENL, from the coding sequence GTGGCACCCGTGGCACGCTTCCGTTCCGTCGTCGTCGACTGTCCCGATCCCCTGGAGCTGGCCCGCTTCTACGCGGAGGTCGGCGGGGGCGCCCCGCAGGAGGAGGATCCCGACTGGGTGGTGCTCCAGGTGCCCGGCGGGCCCAGGCTGTCCTTCCAGCGGGCCGAGGGGCTCACCCCGCCGGAGTGGCCGCGCTCGGACCGCAACGCCCAGCAGTTCCACCTCGACTTCCACGGCGGGGCGACCTGGGAGGAGATGGACGCGGCCCACGAGAAGGTGCTGTCCCTGGGCGCCCGGCCGTTGGACCTGGAGGACCGGGAGAAGAAGGACTTCATGGTGTACGCCGATCCGGCCGGGCACCCGTTCTGCCTGTGCCGGATCGAGAACCTGTGA
- a CDS encoding dipeptidase, which translates to MADLQDELHTGTEAGELDDLPVPLPAEVFPPEPYAPVSDPDDEPLTRAHAVLAAHPVADGYSGLPWALKHLPWYDLELGESSVDTDVPRLREGHVGALFWSLHLPEAIDGDRAVGATLEQLDLVKAVVRAHPEGLRLAYDAGQAIDARNCGRVAVLPGPAGAAALGDCLGILRSLHALGLRVLTLAGATWASGAGLTRFGEEVVREMNRLGVIADLSGASDETIRRTFAVSKAPALCTRSAARALRPHPDNLPDDLLVELGAAGGLCMVPLTAEQTGPTVRDVADHLDHVRSVAGPRGVGLSGTYDAGTAHPLELGDASCYPRLIAELLRRGWEEADVALLTWGNVQRVLRSAAFTARAAQLRREPSTATIAELDG; encoded by the coding sequence ATGGCAGACCTCCAGGACGAGCTGCACACCGGTACCGAGGCCGGCGAGCTAGACGACCTGCCCGTGCCGTTGCCGGCGGAGGTCTTCCCGCCGGAGCCCTACGCGCCCGTCTCCGACCCCGACGACGAGCCGCTGACCCGGGCGCACGCCGTGCTGGCCGCCCATCCCGTCGCCGACGGCTACAGCGGCCTGCCGTGGGCGCTCAAGCACCTGCCCTGGTACGACCTGGAACTCGGCGAGAGCTCCGTCGACACGGACGTGCCCCGGCTCCGCGAGGGGCACGTGGGCGCGCTGTTCTGGTCGCTGCACCTGCCCGAGGCCATCGACGGCGACCGGGCGGTCGGTGCCACGCTGGAGCAGCTGGACCTGGTGAAGGCGGTGGTGCGGGCGCACCCGGAGGGCCTGCGCCTGGCGTACGACGCCGGGCAGGCCATCGACGCCCGCAACTGCGGCCGGGTCGCCGTGCTGCCGGGCCCCGCCGGCGCCGCCGCCCTCGGTGACTGCCTCGGCATTCTGCGCAGCCTGCACGCCCTCGGGCTGCGCGTGCTCACGCTGGCCGGAGCGACCTGGGCCAGTGGCGCCGGACTGACGCGGTTCGGCGAGGAGGTGGTCCGGGAGATGAACCGGCTCGGCGTGATCGCCGACCTCTCCGGCGCCTCCGACGAGACCATCCGCCGCACCTTCGCCGTGTCCAAGGCGCCGGCGCTGTGCACCCGCTCCGCCGCCCGGGCCCTGCGCCCGCACCCCGACAACCTCCCCGACGACCTGCTCGTCGAGCTGGGCGCGGCCGGAGGCCTGTGCATGGTGCCGCTGACCGCCGAGCAGACCGGCCCGACCGTCCGGGACGTCGCCGACCACCTCGACCACGTCCGTTCGGTGGCCGGCCCGCGCGGCGTCGGACTGTCCGGCACCTACGACGCCGGCACCGCCCACCCGCTGGAGCTGGGCGACGCCTCCTGCTACCCCCGGCTCATCGCCGAGCTGCTGCGCCGCGGCTGGGAGGAGGCGGATGTGGCCCTGCTGACCTGGGGGAACGTCCAACGGGTGCTGCGGAGTGCGGCCTTCACCGCCCGGGCGGCCCAGCTGCGCCGGGAGCCGTCGACGGCGACGATCGCCGAGCTCGACGGCTGA
- a CDS encoding MerR family transcriptional regulator yields MRIGELARRTGVSERSLRYYGQQGLLASERTAGGHREYTEAAVDRVIRIQELYAAGLCSDKIAQLLPCMRDGDGGPSAAASPKLVADLTAERDRIDRMIADLRRSRDTLDEVIEAARG; encoded by the coding sequence ATGCGGATCGGTGAACTCGCCCGGCGCACGGGCGTCAGTGAACGCTCGCTGCGCTACTACGGGCAGCAGGGGCTGCTCGCGTCCGAGCGTACGGCCGGCGGGCACCGCGAGTACACGGAGGCGGCGGTCGACCGGGTCATCCGCATCCAGGAGCTGTACGCGGCCGGCCTGTGCAGCGACAAGATCGCCCAGCTCCTGCCCTGCATGCGGGACGGGGACGGCGGTCCCTCGGCCGCCGCCTCGCCGAAGCTGGTCGCCGACCTCACCGCCGAGCGCGACCGCATCGACCGGATGATCGCCGACCTGCGCCGCTCCCGGGACACCCTGGACGAGGTGATCGAGGCGGCCCGGGGCTGA
- a CDS encoding alkene reductase: MTHSTDLFAPASLGPLALPNRLVMAPLTRNRAEADGTPTPLMAIHYAQRASAGLIIAEASTPNAVGQTYPNITAVHGARHVAGWRQVTEAVREAGGRMFLQLQHGGRVGHPATSGLTPVAPSPVPLPETIFTPQGHRPAVVPREMTGEDVRATVADFARAARNARDAGFEGVEVHSANGHLLHQFLAANTNHRTDGYGGSLAGRLRFTVEVTEAVAAEIGAERVGLRVSPGNTVNGIAEGGTEEIYPALAERLGGLGLAYLHLAYADPQAPVFGRIRAGWPGVLIGNPVLGERPGTDTVRRASERLLAAGADLIALGRPFLANPDLVERLRLGAPLNPVRDRYLMYVGGATGYTDYPALDERTAQPSSSSSDALDGPRVA; encoded by the coding sequence ATGACGCACTCCACGGACCTCTTCGCCCCCGCCTCCCTCGGCCCGCTCGCCCTCCCCAACCGCCTGGTGATGGCCCCGCTGACCCGCAACCGCGCCGAGGCCGACGGCACGCCGACGCCGCTGATGGCCATCCACTACGCCCAGCGTGCCTCCGCCGGGCTGATCATCGCCGAGGCGTCGACGCCCAACGCGGTCGGGCAGACCTACCCGAACATCACCGCCGTCCACGGCGCCCGGCACGTGGCGGGCTGGCGGCAGGTCACCGAGGCCGTGCGGGAGGCGGGCGGACGGATGTTCCTCCAGCTCCAGCACGGCGGCCGGGTCGGCCATCCCGCGACCAGCGGGCTCACGCCGGTCGCGCCCTCGCCGGTGCCGCTGCCCGAGACGATCTTCACGCCGCAGGGCCACCGTCCCGCCGTCGTCCCCAGGGAGATGACCGGGGAGGACGTCCGCGCCACCGTCGCCGACTTCGCGCGGGCCGCCCGCAACGCGCGCGACGCCGGTTTCGAGGGCGTCGAGGTGCACTCGGCCAACGGCCACCTGCTCCACCAGTTCCTGGCGGCCAACACCAACCACCGCACCGACGGCTACGGCGGCTCCCTCGCCGGGCGCCTCCGCTTCACGGTCGAGGTGACCGAGGCCGTGGCCGCCGAGATCGGCGCCGAACGCGTGGGGCTGCGGGTCTCCCCCGGCAACACCGTCAACGGCATCGCCGAGGGCGGGACCGAGGAGATCTACCCGGCGCTCGCCGAGCGGCTCGGCGGGCTGGGCCTCGCCTACCTGCACCTGGCGTACGCCGACCCGCAGGCCCCGGTGTTCGGAAGGATCCGCGCCGGATGGCCCGGTGTGCTGATCGGCAACCCGGTGCTGGGCGAGCGGCCCGGCACGGACACCGTGCGCCGCGCCTCCGAACGGCTGCTCGCCGCCGGCGCCGACCTGATCGCCCTGGGCCGGCCGTTCCTCGCCAACCCCGACCTGGTGGAGCGGCTGCGGCTCGGCGCGCCGCTGAACCCGGTACGGGACCGGTACCTCATGTACGTGGGCGGGGCGACCGGCTACACCGACTACCCCGCCCTCGACGAGCGGACGGCTCAGCCGTCGAGCTCCTCCAGCGACGCGTTGGACGGCCCCCGCGTGGCCTGA
- a CDS encoding dipeptidase has translation MPSLEPARALLREFPVVDGHNDLPWALREQVRYDLDARDIGADQSAHLHTDLARLRAGGVGAQYWSVYVRSDLPGAVTATLEQIDCVRRLIDRHPGELRGALTAADMEAARAEGRIASLMGAEGGHSIDNSLATLRALYALGVRYMTLTHNDNVAWADSATDEPGVGGLSAFGHEVVREMNREGMLVDLSHVAATTMRDALDTSTAPVIFSHSSARAVCDHPRNIPDDVLERLPANGGMAMVTFVPKFVLQAAVDWTAAADENMRAHGFHHLDTSPEAMKIHRAFEERTPRPVATVSTVADHLDHMREVAGVDHLGIGGDYDGTAFTPDGLDDVSGYPNLIAELLDRGWSRADLAKLTWKNAVRVLGAAEDVARGLQATRGPSNASLEELDG, from the coding sequence ATGCCCTCGCTGGAGCCGGCACGCGCGCTGCTGCGCGAGTTCCCCGTCGTGGACGGCCACAACGACCTGCCCTGGGCGCTGCGCGAGCAGGTGCGCTACGACCTCGACGCCCGTGACATCGGCGCCGACCAGTCCGCCCACCTGCACACCGACCTCGCCCGGCTGCGGGCCGGCGGCGTCGGCGCGCAGTACTGGTCGGTGTACGTCCGCTCGGACCTGCCCGGCGCGGTCACGGCGACGCTGGAGCAGATCGACTGCGTACGGCGGCTGATCGACCGCCACCCCGGGGAGCTGCGGGGCGCGCTGACCGCCGCCGACATGGAGGCCGCGCGGGCCGAGGGCCGGATCGCGTCGCTGATGGGCGCCGAGGGCGGTCACTCCATCGACAACTCGCTGGCCACGCTCCGCGCGCTGTACGCGCTGGGCGTGCGCTACATGACGCTCACCCACAACGACAACGTCGCGTGGGCCGACTCGGCGACCGACGAACCCGGCGTCGGCGGCCTGTCGGCCTTCGGCCACGAGGTCGTGCGGGAGATGAACCGCGAGGGCATGCTGGTCGACCTCTCGCACGTCGCCGCCACGACCATGCGGGACGCGCTGGACACCTCCACCGCCCCCGTGATCTTCTCGCACTCCTCCGCGCGGGCGGTCTGCGACCACCCGCGCAACATCCCGGACGACGTGCTGGAGCGGCTGCCGGCCAACGGCGGCATGGCGATGGTGACGTTCGTGCCGAAGTTCGTGCTCCAGGCGGCCGTGGACTGGACGGCCGCCGCCGACGAGAACATGCGCGCGCACGGCTTCCACCACCTGGACACCAGCCCGGAGGCGATGAAGATCCACCGCGCCTTCGAGGAGCGCACCCCGCGTCCGGTCGCCACCGTCTCCACGGTCGCCGACCACCTCGACCACATGCGCGAGGTCGCCGGCGTCGACCACCTCGGTATCGGCGGCGACTACGACGGCACGGCCTTCACCCCGGACGGCCTCGACGACGTCTCGGGCTACCCGAACCTGATCGCCGAGCTGCTCGACCGCGGCTGGTCCCGGGCCGACCTGGCCAAGCTGACCTGGAAGAACGCCGTCCGGGTCCTGGGCGCCGCCGAGGACGTGGCCCGCGGGCTTCAGGCCACGCGGGGGCCGTCCAACGCGTCGCTGGAGGAGCTCGACGGCTGA
- the purE gene encoding 5-(carboxyamino)imidazole ribonucleotide mutase, with amino-acid sequence MSQASPVSPVVGIVMGSDSDWPVMEAAAKALDEFEVPYEVDVVSAHRMPHEMIAYGEQAAGRGLKAIIAGAGGAAHLPGMLASVTPLPVIGVPVPLKYLDGMDSLLSIVQMPAGVPVATVSVGGARNAGLLAARMLAAHDEELQGRMREFQQELNDQATEKGRRLRNKVGGSAAGFGFGK; translated from the coding sequence ATGAGCCAGGCCAGCCCGGTCAGCCCGGTCGTGGGCATCGTCATGGGGTCGGACTCCGACTGGCCCGTCATGGAGGCCGCCGCGAAGGCGCTCGACGAGTTCGAGGTCCCCTACGAGGTCGACGTCGTCTCCGCGCACCGCATGCCGCACGAGATGATCGCGTACGGCGAGCAGGCCGCCGGGCGCGGGCTGAAGGCGATCATCGCCGGGGCGGGCGGCGCCGCCCACCTGCCCGGCATGCTCGCCTCCGTCACCCCGCTGCCCGTGATCGGCGTGCCGGTGCCGCTGAAGTACCTGGACGGCATGGACAGCCTGCTCTCCATCGTGCAGATGCCGGCCGGCGTCCCCGTCGCCACCGTCTCCGTCGGCGGCGCCCGCAACGCCGGGCTGCTGGCCGCCCGCATGCTCGCCGCGCACGACGAGGAGCTGCAGGGCCGCATGCGCGAGTTCCAGCAGGAGCTGAACGACCAGGCCACCGAGAAGGGCAGGCGGCTGCGGAACAAGGTCGGGGGCTCGGCCGCGGGCTTCGGCTTCGGGAAGTGA
- a CDS encoding 5-(carboxyamino)imidazole ribonucleotide synthase, which produces MTFPVVGMVGGGQLARMTHESGIPLGIRFKLLSDTPQDSAAQVVNEVVIGDYRDLDTLREFARGCDVITFDHEHVPTEHLKALEADGIPVRPGPEALVHAQDKGVMRAKLVAIGVPCPRHRIVSDPADVGAFAAEGDGFPVVLKTVRGGYDGKGVWVVDSVEEAAEPFRAGVPVLAEEKVDFVRELAANVVRSPHGQAVAYPVVESRQVNGVCDTVIAPAPGLEEGLALRAEEMALSIAKELGVVGHLAVELFQTRDGRILVNELAMRPHNSGHWTMDGAITSQFANHVRAVLDLPLGDPRPRAPWTVMVNVLGGDYPDMYSAYLHCMARDPQLKIHMYGKDVKPGRKVGHVNTYGDDLDDVLERARHAAGYLRGTITE; this is translated from the coding sequence GTGACGTTCCCGGTAGTCGGTATGGTCGGCGGTGGCCAGCTCGCTCGTATGACACACGAGTCGGGCATCCCGCTGGGCATCAGGTTCAAGCTCCTCAGTGACACCCCTCAGGACTCTGCGGCGCAGGTCGTGAACGAAGTCGTCATCGGCGACTATCGCGACCTGGACACGCTGCGCGAGTTCGCGCGCGGCTGTGACGTGATCACCTTCGATCACGAACACGTGCCGACCGAGCACCTCAAGGCACTGGAGGCGGACGGCATCCCCGTGCGCCCCGGCCCCGAGGCGCTCGTGCACGCCCAGGACAAGGGCGTGATGCGCGCGAAGCTCGTCGCGATCGGCGTGCCCTGCCCACGGCACCGGATCGTGAGCGATCCGGCCGACGTGGGCGCCTTCGCCGCCGAGGGCGACGGGTTCCCCGTGGTCCTCAAGACGGTCCGCGGCGGATACGACGGCAAGGGCGTGTGGGTGGTGGACTCCGTCGAGGAGGCCGCCGAGCCGTTCCGTGCCGGCGTGCCCGTGCTGGCGGAGGAGAAGGTCGACTTCGTCCGCGAGCTGGCCGCCAACGTGGTGCGCTCCCCGCACGGCCAGGCGGTGGCGTACCCCGTCGTCGAGTCCCGTCAGGTGAACGGTGTGTGCGACACGGTGATCGCCCCCGCTCCCGGCCTGGAGGAGGGCCTCGCCCTGCGGGCCGAGGAGATGGCGCTCAGCATCGCCAAGGAACTGGGCGTCGTCGGCCACCTCGCCGTCGAGCTCTTCCAGACCCGCGACGGCCGCATCCTCGTCAACGAGCTGGCGATGCGCCCGCACAACTCCGGCCACTGGACGATGGACGGCGCGATCACCTCGCAGTTCGCCAACCACGTCCGCGCCGTCCTCGACCTGCCGCTGGGCGACCCGCGCCCGCGCGCGCCGTGGACGGTCATGGTCAACGTCCTCGGCGGCGACTACCCCGACATGTACTCCGCGTACCTGCACTGCATGGCACGCGACCCGCAGCTGAAGATCCACATGTACGGCAAGGACGTGAAGCCCGGCCGCAAGGTCGGCCACGTCAACACCTACGGCGACGACCTGGACGACGTGCTGGAGCGCGCCCGTCACGCTGCCGGCTACCTGAGAGGGACGATCACCGAATGA
- a CDS encoding GtrA family protein encodes MGHGSSGAHTAPPAPPAPRGAVRGRIDRLVREVVKFGAVGGAGVLVNLLVFNFVRHVTDLQVVRASIVATIVAIVFNYLGFRYFTYRDRDKSHRTREMSLFLVFSAVGLVIENGVLYTATYGFGWDSPLQSNIFKFLGIGIGTLFRFWSYRSWVFRAMPARRPVARAETFLEHENPTAVPTTDGTPAARR; translated from the coding sequence ATGGGACATGGTTCCTCGGGTGCTCATACGGCTCCCCCTGCTCCCCCGGCGCCCCGGGGCGCGGTGCGGGGGCGGATCGACCGGCTGGTCCGTGAGGTCGTGAAGTTCGGCGCGGTGGGCGGCGCGGGGGTGCTGGTCAACCTCCTCGTCTTCAACTTCGTGCGGCACGTGACCGACCTCCAGGTGGTACGGGCCAGCATCGTCGCGACGATCGTCGCGATCGTCTTCAACTACCTGGGCTTCCGCTACTTCACCTACCGGGACCGCGACAAGAGCCACCGGACCCGCGAGATGTCGCTGTTCCTGGTGTTCAGCGCGGTCGGGCTGGTGATCGAGAACGGCGTGCTGTACACGGCGACGTACGGCTTCGGCTGGGACAGCCCGCTGCAGAGCAACATCTTCAAGTTCCTCGGCATCGGCATCGGCACGCTCTTCCGCTTCTGGTCGTACCGCAGCTGGGTCTTCCGCGCGATGCCGGCCCGCCGGCCGGTGGCGCGGGCGGAGACCTTCCTGGAGCACGAGAACCCCACGGCGGTGCCCACCACGGACGGCACCCCCGCGGCCCGCCGCTGA
- the draK gene encoding two-component system sensor histidine kinase DraK produces the protein MRRRLIQSTLAVVLVVIAVFGVSLVIVETRTISSTAQERVDLEAVRLASIVDSRLLGTGTVDAAFLREQVADARYAEIRIPGRTVIEVGSRPTGEVIRGRATGEEGETVLVEEPSSSVTREIGRTLLIIGLVALLAVVAAVLLAIRQANRLASPLTDLAETAERLGSGDPRPRHKRYGVPELDRVADVLDSSAERIARMLTAERRLAADASHQLRTPLTALSMRLEEITLTDEPETVKEEATIALSQVERLTDVVDRLLTNSRDPRSGSAVTFELDDVITQQIAEWRPAYRSEGRAIVSSGKRHLTAVGTPGAVAQVLAALIENSLMHGGGTVALRTRVTGNQAVVEVTDEGAGVPGDLGARIFERAISGRNSTGIGLAVARDLAEADGGRLELLQGRPPVFGLFLSRTPPSKQSPGDSDGTVR, from the coding sequence ATGCGCCGTCGACTGATCCAGTCCACGCTCGCCGTGGTGCTCGTCGTGATCGCCGTTTTCGGCGTCTCCCTCGTGATCGTGGAGACCCGCACGATCAGCAGCACCGCCCAGGAACGCGTCGACCTGGAGGCGGTGCGGCTGGCCAGCATCGTGGACAGCCGGCTGCTCGGCACCGGGACGGTCGACGCGGCGTTCCTGCGGGAGCAGGTCGCGGACGCCCGGTACGCCGAGATCCGCATCCCCGGCCGAACGGTCATCGAGGTCGGCAGCCGGCCGACCGGTGAGGTCATCCGCGGCAGGGCCACCGGCGAGGAGGGCGAGACGGTGCTCGTCGAGGAGCCCAGTTCCTCGGTGACCCGCGAGATCGGCCGGACGCTGCTGATCATCGGTCTGGTGGCGCTGCTCGCGGTGGTCGCCGCGGTACTGCTGGCGATCCGGCAGGCCAACCGCCTCGCCTCCCCGCTCACCGACCTCGCCGAGACCGCCGAACGCCTCGGCTCCGGCGACCCGCGTCCCCGGCACAAGCGCTACGGCGTTCCCGAGCTGGACCGCGTCGCGGACGTGCTGGACTCCTCCGCCGAGCGCATCGCCCGGATGCTCACCGCCGAGCGCCGCCTGGCCGCCGACGCCTCCCACCAGCTCCGTACGCCGCTGACCGCGCTGTCCATGCGGCTGGAGGAGATCACCCTCACCGATGAGCCGGAGACGGTGAAGGAGGAGGCGACGATCGCGCTGTCGCAGGTGGAACGGCTGACGGACGTGGTGGACCGGCTGCTGACCAACTCCCGCGACCCGCGCAGCGGCTCCGCCGTCACCTTCGAACTGGACGACGTCATCACGCAGCAGATCGCCGAGTGGCGGCCCGCCTACCGCAGTGAGGGGCGGGCGATCGTCAGCTCCGGCAAGCGGCATCTGACGGCGGTCGGCACGCCGGGAGCGGTGGCGCAGGTGCTGGCCGCCCTGATCGAGAACTCCCTGATGCACGGGGGAGGCACGGTGGCCCTGCGGACCAGGGTGACCGGCAACCAGGCGGTGGTCGAGGTCACCGACGAGGGTGCCGGCGTCCCCGGCGACCTGGGGGCCCGGATCTTCGAGCGGGCCATCAGCGGGCGGAACTCGACGGGCATCGGCCTGGCCGTGGCCCGGGACCTGGCGGAGGCGGACGGTGGCCGGCTGGAGCTGCTCCAGGGCCGTCCCCCGGTCTTCGGCCTCTTCCTGTCCCGCACGCCGCCGTCGAAGCAGTCGCCCGGTGACTCGGACGGGACCGTGCGCTAG